One Sagittula stellata E-37 genomic window carries:
- a CDS encoding AEC family transporter, giving the protein MLAIFFKTLPFFGLIGLGYGAARIRFFSEEASAHLTKFVFYFALSAMLFRFSANLSFDEIFEPRLATAYLWGTGVTYAIGMLIAFARGLDTQTAAIEAQCAAIGNTGFLGVPMLALLLGQEAVGPIILILSIDLIVFSSALTLIVTAAREGSMSLRIVQKLAVGLLKNPMIVSIAAGLMVSATGLGLHDVLDSFLSTLGAAATPGALFAIGASLASKSAERLQIAAWLSFAKLILHPLFVGMGVYLFFPVDAYRASVAVSAAALPVAGNVFILAQHYGIAPQRVSASILISTAASILTVSAIIALVATTPL; this is encoded by the coding sequence ATGCTGGCGATCTTCTTCAAGACGTTACCGTTCTTCGGCCTGATCGGCCTCGGCTACGGGGCCGCGCGCATCCGCTTCTTCTCCGAAGAAGCCAGCGCGCACCTGACGAAGTTCGTCTTCTACTTTGCCCTGTCGGCGATGCTGTTCCGGTTTTCAGCCAACCTGTCGTTCGACGAGATCTTCGAACCCCGTCTGGCGACCGCATATCTCTGGGGCACCGGTGTCACCTATGCCATCGGGATGCTGATCGCCTTCGCACGCGGGCTGGACACCCAGACCGCCGCGATCGAGGCGCAGTGCGCGGCCATCGGCAACACCGGCTTCCTTGGCGTGCCCATGCTTGCGCTGCTCCTGGGGCAGGAGGCCGTCGGTCCGATCATCCTGATCCTGTCCATCGACCTGATCGTCTTCTCCTCGGCGCTGACCCTGATCGTCACCGCCGCGCGCGAAGGCTCCATGTCCCTGCGCATCGTTCAGAAACTGGCCGTCGGGCTTCTGAAGAACCCGATGATCGTCTCCATCGCAGCCGGTCTTATGGTCTCGGCCACCGGGCTCGGGCTGCACGACGTGCTGGACAGCTTCTTGTCGACCCTCGGGGCGGCGGCGACACCGGGCGCTTTGTTCGCCATCGGCGCGTCGCTCGCATCGAAGTCGGCCGAGCGGCTGCAGATCGCCGCCTGGCTGTCGTTCGCCAAGCTGATCCTGCATCCGCTGTTCGTCGGCATGGGCGTCTATCTTTTCTTCCCCGTCGACGCCTACCGGGCCTCGGTCGCCGTGTCGGCGGCGGCGCTGCCTGTCGCGGGCAACGTCTTTATCCTAGCGCAGCATTACGGCATCGCGCCGCAGCGGGTGTCCGCCTCGATCCTGATCTCCACGGCGGCATCCATCCTGACCGTCTCTGCGATCATCGCCCTGGTGGCGACCACGCCGCTCTGA
- a CDS encoding S-(hydroxymethyl)glutathione dehydrogenase/class III alcohol dehydrogenase — protein MRTRAAVALEAGKPLEVMEVNLEGPKAGEVLVEIKATGICHTDEFTLSGADPEGLFPAILGHEGAGVVLEVGPGVTSLKPGDHVIPLYTAECRQCEYCLNPKTNLCQAVRATQGQGLMPDGTSRFSMLDGTPILHYMGCSTFANHTVLPEVSLAKIDPDAPFDKVCYIGCGVTTGIGAVIYTAKVEIGSRAIVFGLGGIGLNVIQGLRLAGADQIVGVDLNPDKVEMATRFGMTDFVNPKDVEGDLVSYLVDLTKGGADYTFDATGNVGVMRTALESAHKGWGESIIIGVAPAGAEISTRPFQLVTGRTWKGTAFGGARGRTDVPKIVDWYMQGKIEIDPMITHKLTLDEINKGFDLMHAGESIRSVVVY, from the coding sequence ATGCGGACAAGGGCGGCGGTGGCGCTTGAGGCGGGCAAGCCTCTGGAGGTCATGGAAGTGAACCTCGAAGGACCGAAGGCGGGCGAGGTCCTGGTTGAAATCAAGGCGACGGGCATCTGTCACACGGACGAGTTCACTCTGTCCGGCGCGGACCCTGAGGGGCTGTTCCCCGCCATCCTCGGCCACGAAGGCGCGGGCGTGGTGCTTGAGGTCGGCCCGGGTGTGACCTCGCTGAAGCCGGGCGATCACGTGATCCCGCTCTATACGGCGGAGTGCCGGCAGTGCGAATACTGCCTCAACCCCAAGACCAACCTGTGCCAGGCGGTCCGGGCCACGCAGGGGCAGGGTCTGATGCCGGACGGGACCTCGCGTTTCTCGATGCTCGATGGCACGCCGATCCTGCATTACATGGGCTGCTCGACCTTCGCCAATCACACAGTGCTGCCCGAGGTGTCGCTGGCCAAGATCGATCCCGACGCGCCGTTCGACAAGGTTTGCTACATCGGCTGTGGGGTCACGACCGGCATCGGCGCGGTGATCTACACCGCCAAGGTTGAGATCGGGTCGCGGGCCATCGTCTTCGGCCTGGGCGGGATCGGCCTGAACGTGATCCAGGGCCTGCGCCTTGCCGGTGCTGACCAGATCGTCGGCGTGGACCTGAACCCCGACAAGGTCGAGATGGCCACGCGTTTCGGCATGACGGACTTCGTGAACCCCAAGGACGTGGAAGGCGACCTGGTCTCCTACCTCGTAGACCTGACCAAGGGCGGCGCGGACTATACCTTCGACGCCACGGGCAACGTGGGCGTGATGCGCACGGCACTGGAATCGGCGCACAAGGGCTGGGGTGAATCGATCATCATCGGCGTCGCGCCTGCCGGGGCCGAGATCAGCACCCGTCCGTTCCAGCTTGTCACCGGCCGGACCTGGAAAGGGACGGCATTCGGTGGCGCGCGCGGGCGCACGGACGTCCCGAAGATCGTCGACTGGTACATGCAGGGCAAGATCGAGATCGACCCGATGATCACCCACAAGCTGACCCTCGACGAGATCAACAAGGGCTTCGACCTGATGCACGCGGGCGAGTCGATCCGTTCGGTCGTGGTTTACTGA
- a CDS encoding I78 family peptidase inhibitor, giving the protein MRQAWILTLVIPALAACQPVPDARDPAPVCAAGQFAGLVGQPVAEAAVVPEPKRIIRPGDMITEDYRLDRTNVYLDAQDVITTLKCG; this is encoded by the coding sequence ATGCGACAGGCATGGATACTGACATTGGTGATTCCCGCGCTGGCGGCCTGCCAGCCCGTTCCGGATGCACGCGACCCCGCACCGGTCTGTGCCGCAGGGCAATTCGCCGGCCTGGTGGGGCAACCCGTGGCAGAAGCCGCAGTCGTGCCGGAACCGAAACGGATCATCCGTCCAGGCGACATGATCACGGAGGACTACAGGCTAGACCGCACAAACGTCTACCTCGACGCGCAGGACGTCATCACCACGCTCAAATGCGGCTGA
- a CDS encoding NYN domain-containing protein — protein sequence MPNDTRLLAILIDGDNTSPKYARALFDEIASLGEASVRRVYGDFASQQMNGWSRVTAEYGLVPLHSPANTVGKNASDISLVIDAMDLMHTERFDGFVLVSSDSDFTRLASRIREQGLDVYGMGMQKTPDAFRKACKRFIYLENIDSAPEESKDRKTDKRPLTEARDLIFKAMDSIDGDDDWYKLGDIGQVITAANPDFDTRTYGKRKLSDLVKALKVFETRNSASQLLLRRVD from the coding sequence ATGCCCAATGACACCCGCCTGCTGGCGATCCTGATCGACGGGGACAACACGTCTCCCAAGTACGCCAGGGCGCTCTTTGACGAAATCGCTTCGCTGGGCGAGGCCTCCGTCCGGCGGGTCTATGGCGATTTTGCCAGCCAGCAGATGAACGGCTGGAGCCGGGTCACCGCGGAATACGGACTCGTACCACTGCATTCGCCCGCGAACACCGTGGGCAAGAATGCCTCCGACATTTCTCTGGTGATCGACGCCATGGACCTGATGCATACGGAGCGGTTCGACGGTTTCGTTCTGGTCAGCTCAGATTCGGACTTTACCCGACTGGCGAGCCGCATCCGGGAGCAGGGGCTGGATGTCTACGGCATGGGAATGCAGAAAACGCCCGACGCATTCCGGAAGGCCTGCAAGCGTTTCATTTATCTTGAAAATATTGACAGCGCGCCCGAGGAATCCAAGGACCGCAAGACGGACAAGCGGCCTTTGACGGAGGCGCGCGACCTGATCTTCAAGGCGATGGATTCGATCGATGGCGACGACGATTGGTACAAGCTTGGCGATATCGGGCAGGTCATCACCGCGGCCAACCCGGACTTCGACACGCGGACTTACGGCAAGCGCAAGCTGTCCGACCTCGTGAAGGCTCTGAAGGTGTTCGAGACACGGAACTCTGCCAGCCAGCTTCTGTTGCGGCGCGTCGACTGA
- a CDS encoding potassium channel family protein, whose protein sequence is MRNRIRELYVGESARAHRFRYALLAFDIGTILFVIATSFTQHGPFVEAVDAFFGVIILIEFGMRFWISTNRWRLITRLTTLADLVAIVSFLAPLAGEGLGFLRVMRTLRLLHTYHLSEQLKRDFPYFRRNGDIVLAVLNLGVFIFVMTGLVYATQYNVNPQIRNYADALYFTVTALTTTGFGDIVLQGSVGRLISVVVMLFGITLFLRLVQVLFRPNKVRCECEECGLVLHDADAVHCKHCGAVMHIRTEGLS, encoded by the coding sequence ATGAGGAACAGGATACGCGAACTCTATGTCGGCGAAAGTGCGCGGGCGCACCGGTTCCGCTATGCGCTGCTGGCTTTCGACATCGGGACGATCCTGTTCGTAATCGCCACGTCCTTCACGCAGCACGGGCCTTTTGTCGAAGCGGTGGATGCGTTCTTCGGCGTGATCATCCTGATCGAGTTCGGGATGCGATTCTGGATCTCGACCAACCGCTGGCGGTTGATTACCCGACTGACGACGTTGGCGGATCTCGTGGCCATCGTGTCCTTCCTTGCACCGCTGGCGGGAGAGGGGCTTGGCTTCCTTCGGGTGATGCGCACGCTCAGGCTTCTGCACACCTACCACCTGTCGGAGCAGCTGAAGCGCGACTTCCCCTACTTCCGCCGCAACGGCGACATCGTGCTGGCGGTGCTGAACCTCGGGGTCTTCATCTTCGTGATGACCGGGCTGGTCTACGCCACGCAGTACAATGTGAACCCGCAGATCCGGAACTATGCCGACGCGCTGTATTTCACCGTGACGGCGCTGACGACCACCGGTTTCGGCGATATCGTTCTGCAAGGCTCGGTCGGGCGGCTGATCTCGGTCGTGGTCATGCTGTTCGGGATCACCCTGTTCCTGCGACTGGTGCAGGTGCTGTTCCGGCCCAACAAGGTGCGGTGCGAGTGCGAGGAGTGCGGGCTGGTGCTGCACGATGCCGACGCGGTCCACTGCAAGCATTGCGGGGCCGTGATGCACATCCGGACGGAAGGGCTGTCCTGA
- a CDS encoding GNAT family N-acetyltransferase, giving the protein MLEPVFRSGDTYAIDADIPKDAALDYWFGLERTVFVCEDAGVLLGTYYIVRNQKGGGSHVCNCGYVTAEASRGRGVARAMLAHSLEVGPGMGFRAMQYNFVVSTNTRAVETWQRAGFEVAGRLPGAFRMPSGAEVDALVMYRRL; this is encoded by the coding sequence ATGCTGGAGCCGGTGTTTCGTTCGGGCGACACCTATGCCATTGACGCCGATATCCCGAAGGACGCGGCGCTCGACTACTGGTTCGGGCTGGAGCGCACTGTCTTTGTCTGCGAAGACGCGGGCGTCCTGCTGGGCACCTACTACATCGTGCGCAACCAGAAAGGCGGCGGCAGCCATGTCTGCAACTGCGGCTATGTCACGGCAGAGGCGTCGCGCGGGCGCGGAGTGGCGCGCGCCATGCTGGCCCATTCGCTGGAGGTGGGGCCGGGCATGGGCTTCCGTGCGATGCAGTACAATTTCGTCGTGTCGACCAACACCCGTGCCGTCGAGACATGGCAGCGCGCAGGGTTTGAGGTGGCCGGCCGCCTTCCCGGGGCCTTCCGCATGCCCTCGGGGGCGGAGGTGGATGCGCTGGTGATGTACCGCCGGCTCTGA
- a CDS encoding TrkH family potassium uptake protein, translated as MTLVMLANGLLMMGMAALMALIGLAYPDTRGVFLEAATLVGFAGGLSTLAVANRPRGFRRMHSFLVTGTIWITGATMGAIPLWFWQMAPVDAFFESMSGITTTGSTVMSGLDSTPRGILLWRAILQWLGGIGFIVAGIALLPILRVGGMQLFKTESSEKGDKEMATAARFAGTTLWVYAGLTVTCLAVYHAGGMTAFEALVHALTTLSTGGYSTSDASFGQFEQPFLEWAGTVFMAAGALPFAWYMKGVGRGDFRSEQVRALAVLFFVSISLITAWRVWTSGDPVFEVLRHVAFSVVSVVTTTGFATVDYTTWGPFAATAFLVLTAMGGCSGSTSGGAKMMRWLIVLRVLRIRFQRVRLPHSMDVPRYQGRAIGDDVVTGVMTFFVLYAITVFGLAVVLDLYELDMMTSFSAALTAVANVGPGIGSQIGPSGNFAGLPEGAKWWLSFGMYAGRLEMMTVYVLFTRVFWRELA; from the coding sequence ATGACGCTGGTCATGCTGGCGAATGGCCTGCTCATGATGGGCATGGCGGCGCTGATGGCGTTGATCGGGCTGGCATATCCCGATACGCGCGGCGTTTTCCTGGAGGCGGCGACGCTGGTGGGCTTCGCGGGCGGGCTGTCCACGCTCGCCGTGGCGAACCGGCCGCGTGGCTTCCGCCGCATGCACTCCTTCCTCGTCACCGGTACGATCTGGATCACCGGCGCGACCATGGGCGCGATCCCGCTGTGGTTCTGGCAGATGGCTCCGGTGGACGCCTTCTTTGAATCGATGTCGGGCATCACGACGACAGGCTCGACCGTGATGAGCGGCCTGGATTCCACGCCACGCGGTATCCTGCTGTGGCGGGCCATCCTGCAATGGTTGGGCGGGATCGGGTTCATCGTGGCCGGCATCGCGCTGTTGCCGATCCTGCGGGTCGGAGGGATGCAGCTTTTCAAAACCGAAAGCTCGGAAAAGGGCGACAAGGAAATGGCGACCGCAGCCCGCTTTGCCGGGACGACGCTGTGGGTCTATGCCGGGCTGACCGTCACTTGCCTCGCGGTCTACCACGCGGGCGGCATGACGGCTTTCGAGGCATTGGTGCACGCGCTGACAACGCTCTCGACGGGGGGCTATTCGACCTCGGACGCGTCGTTCGGTCAGTTCGAGCAGCCGTTTCTGGAATGGGCCGGGACAGTCTTCATGGCGGCGGGCGCCTTGCCTTTCGCCTGGTACATGAAGGGTGTCGGAAGGGGCGATTTTCGCAGCGAACAGGTGCGCGCGCTCGCGGTGCTGTTCTTCGTCTCGATATCGCTCATCACGGCGTGGCGGGTCTGGACCTCGGGCGACCCGGTCTTTGAGGTGTTGCGGCACGTTGCATTCAGCGTTGTCTCGGTGGTGACGACGACGGGATTTGCCACGGTCGACTACACCACCTGGGGGCCTTTCGCGGCCACTGCCTTCCTCGTGCTGACAGCGATGGGCGGATGCAGCGGCTCCACCTCGGGCGGCGCCAAGATGATGCGGTGGCTGATCGTGCTGCGGGTGCTGCGGATCCGGTTCCAGCGGGTGCGCCTGCCGCATTCGATGGATGTACCGCGCTACCAGGGCCGGGCGATCGGTGACGACGTGGTGACCGGGGTCATGACCTTCTTCGTGCTCTACGCGATCACGGTCTTTGGGCTGGCCGTCGTGCTCGATCTCTATGAACTCGACATGATGACCTCGTTCAGCGCGGCATTGACGGCGGTGGCGAACGTCGGGCCGGGCATCGGCAGCCAGATCGGCCCGTCCGGCAACTTCGCTGGCCTGCCCGAGGGCGCCAAGTGGTGGCTGTCCTTCGGCATGTATGCGGGACGTCTGGAAATGATGACGGTCTACGTCCTGTTCACCCGGGTCTTCTGGCGCGAACTGGCCTGA
- a CDS encoding zinc-dependent alcohol dehydrogenase family protein: MKAVLFEKFREAPKVVTVSDPTPDRHGIVVKVEATGVCRSDWHGWMGHDSDVHLPHVPGHELAGIVEAVGKDVMNWKRGDRVTVPFISGCGSCPECHAGHQQVCLAQEQPGFTYWGSFAEYVMIHKADLNLVALPESMDFATAASLGCRFATSFRAVVDQGKASAGQWVAVHGCGGVGLSAVMIANAVGANVIAIDIDDRKLALARELGAVAAINGTAGDVAEAVIELTRGGAHVSLDALGHPVTCFNSIQNLRPRGKHVQVGLMLGEHAAPQIPMAKVIGKELEVLGSHGMQAHRYGAMLEMITSGKLDPSRLVGDRISLEDAPVALMNMDRFQSVGATVITSF, from the coding sequence ATGAAAGCGGTCCTCTTCGAGAAATTCCGCGAAGCGCCGAAGGTCGTGACCGTCAGCGATCCGACGCCCGATCGGCATGGCATCGTCGTCAAGGTCGAGGCAACCGGGGTCTGTCGCTCTGACTGGCATGGATGGATGGGGCACGACAGCGACGTCCATCTGCCGCATGTGCCGGGGCACGAACTGGCCGGCATCGTCGAAGCGGTCGGCAAGGACGTGATGAACTGGAAGCGCGGCGACCGCGTGACTGTTCCGTTCATCTCTGGCTGTGGGTCCTGTCCGGAGTGCCATGCCGGGCATCAGCAGGTCTGCCTTGCGCAGGAGCAGCCCGGTTTCACCTACTGGGGATCGTTTGCCGAGTACGTGATGATCCACAAGGCGGACCTGAACCTTGTCGCCTTGCCGGAAAGCATGGATTTCGCGACCGCCGCCAGCCTCGGCTGCCGGTTTGCCACGTCCTTTCGTGCGGTCGTGGACCAAGGGAAGGCGTCGGCGGGCCAATGGGTTGCGGTCCACGGCTGTGGCGGCGTCGGGCTGTCGGCGGTGATGATCGCCAACGCTGTGGGCGCGAACGTGATCGCCATCGACATCGACGACCGGAAGCTGGCGTTGGCGCGCGAACTCGGCGCGGTGGCAGCGATCAACGGCACGGCAGGCGACGTGGCCGAGGCGGTGATCGAACTGACCAGGGGCGGCGCGCATGTCTCGCTGGACGCACTGGGACACCCGGTGACGTGCTTCAACTCGATCCAGAACCTGCGGCCGCGCGGCAAACACGTGCAGGTTGGCCTCATGCTGGGAGAGCACGCGGCACCGCAGATCCCGATGGCGAAGGTCATCGGGAAGGAGCTGGAGGTCCTCGGCTCGCACGGCATGCAGGCACACCGCTATGGCGCGATGCTGGAAATGATCACCTCTGGCAAGCTGGACCCTTCGCGCCTCGTCGGAGACCGGATCAGCCTGGAGGACGCGCCCGTCGCCTTGATGAACATGGACAGGTTCCAGTCCGTCGGCGCGACGGTCATCACCTCGTTCTGA
- a CDS encoding fatty acid desaturase family protein encodes MTPGKAYLTSEEIRTLSQRSDAWGMALVVHAWALILGSVWLFTLWPNLLTFALAVVVIGSRQLGLAILMHEGAHNALFRTRTWNEWAGAWLCGRPILADLASYRHYHLMHHRHTQTDKDPDLKLSAPFPTTRASLRRKLIRDLTGQTGIRQRAAQIAFAFRLAGETEGVSSQDLAQAFSGPVLGKALIVNAVLFGLFWVLFGWWTWFAFWLLPLLTWFQLVLRVRNIAEHGAVEKSEDPLRNTRTTLAGPLERLLVAPYWVNYHLEHHLVMHVPAYRLPKLHRMLRDKGLGERMTQANGYLDVLRQASARG; translated from the coding sequence ATGACACCGGGAAAAGCCTACCTGACGAGCGAGGAAATCCGGACACTGTCGCAGCGGTCCGACGCCTGGGGCATGGCCCTTGTGGTGCACGCCTGGGCGCTGATCCTCGGCAGCGTGTGGCTGTTCACGCTGTGGCCCAACCTCCTGACCTTCGCGCTTGCGGTGGTCGTGATCGGTTCGCGGCAACTGGGGCTGGCGATCCTGATGCACGAGGGGGCGCATAACGCCCTGTTCAGAACCCGCACGTGGAACGAATGGGCGGGCGCGTGGCTGTGCGGGCGGCCCATCCTCGCCGATCTTGCGAGTTACCGGCATTACCATCTGATGCACCACCGGCACACGCAGACCGACAAGGACCCCGACCTGAAGTTGTCGGCGCCGTTTCCGACGACGCGCGCCTCGCTCCGCCGCAAGCTGATCCGCGACCTGACCGGCCAGACCGGCATCCGGCAGCGCGCCGCCCAGATCGCCTTTGCCTTCCGCCTTGCCGGAGAGACGGAGGGCGTGTCGAGCCAGGACCTCGCCCAGGCGTTCAGCGGTCCGGTTCTGGGCAAGGCCCTGATCGTCAACGCGGTCCTGTTTGGGCTGTTCTGGGTGCTGTTCGGCTGGTGGACGTGGTTCGCCTTCTGGCTTCTGCCGCTGCTGACGTGGTTCCAGCTTGTGCTGAGGGTGCGCAACATCGCCGAACATGGCGCGGTCGAGAAATCCGAGGACCCTTTGCGCAACACCCGGACCACACTTGCCGGACCTCTGGAACGGCTGCTGGTCGCGCCCTACTGGGTCAACTATCATCTGGAGCATCACCTGGTGATGCACGTACCGGCCTACAGGCTGCCGAAGCTTCACCGCATGTTGCGCGACAAGGGGCTTGGCGAACGGATGACACAGGCAAACGGCTATCTCGACGTGCTCCGGCAAGCGAGCGCGCGAGGTTGA